The Clostridia bacterium genome contains the following window.
TTGCAAGATTGGCAACCGGGTCATAATCGGCATGAATGCTGTGGTTTTGGACGGGGCGGTGGTAGGCGATGGCTCCATCGTGGGCGCCAACAGCCTGGTGAAAAGAGGCCAGCAGATTCCTCCAGGCAGCATTGCTGTGGGCAGCCCGGCTAAGGTGCTGCGCCAGGTTACCCCGGAGGAAACCGAAGGGATCCTGCGTGGGGTGGCCGACTACCAGGAACTGCATAATTTCCATGCCCAGGCCCAAGGCAAAGGAGCCGGGGTCTAGGCGGCCCAGGCCCAAGCAGCCGAAGCCCAGGCCAAGCAACCGGAGCCCAGGCGGGTGCGGCCAAGGGAAACTTGGTTGGAAAACCAGGAAGCGAAAAAACAACCAACAAACCGCGCAAAACCGCGAAAAATTCCTTGACAGATGTTAGGGGGATTTAATATACTAGCCTATAAATCTATCTTGGCAAAGTGGTTTTTAGCATCACCAAAGGTGGTGCATTAAAAGCGATGAGGAAAGACGCGCTGGAGATGCCTGAAGGTTACAGAGAGCCGGGGGAGCTGAAAACCGGCACCCGAGGGGTCGACAGTATCACTTTCTCAGCTGCTTTCCCGAAACCAGCGGCGGTGAGGATGAAATCCTTAGCCCGGCGTTGGCGCGTAGGTAAGGCCGGAGGGCTGCCGTTATCGGCCAGGAGTGGTTGCTAAGCAACAAGCAGGGTGGTACCGCGGGAAATCCTCCCGTCCCTGGCCCAAGGTTGGGGATGAGGGGGTTTTTTTATAAGCTTTTTGGGTAACCAATTCTTTAAGGGAGGGGAAGCAGGATGGGACTCATCATTTACTTTGACGGGCGCTATGTCCCCGAGGAAGAAGCCAAGGTTTCAGTTTTTGACCACGGGCTCCTATATGGCGATGGAGTGTTTGAAGGCATTCGCGCCTATCATGGCCGGGTATTCAAGTTGAAAGAGCACTTGGACCGGCTCTATGATTCCGCCAAGAGCATCCACCTTGACATCGGCATCAGCAAAGAAGAGATGCAGGAAATAGTGCTGGAAACCTGCCGCCGCAACAACTTGCGCGACGCCTATATCCGGCTGGTGGTTACCCGGGGGCCTGGCGATCTAGGGTTGGATCCCAATAAATGCCTGCGGCCTATCATTTTCTGCATTGCTGCTAAGATCGAGCTTTATCCGCCCCACTTCTACGAAGAGGGCCTAAAGATCGTGACTGTGGCTACCCGGCGCAATATTCCCGAAGCCATTAACCCCAGGATCAAGTCCCTCAATTACCTCAACAACATCCTGGCCAAGATCGAATGCCACCGGGCCGGAGTACCGGAAGCGCTAATGCTCAACAACGAAGGGTACGTGGCTGAGGCTACCGGCGATAATATTTTCCTGGTGAAAAACGGCATCCTCATTACCCCTCCCTCCTGGGTCGGCATCCTGGAAGGCATCACTCGCAATACCGTCATGCAGCTAGCCCGAGCCAACGGCATAACCGTAGAAGAGCGCATTTTTACTCGCCATGACGTTTACAGCGCCGACGAAGTCTTCCTTACCGGTACCGCTGCTGAGGTGATTCCGGTGGTGGAAGTAGATGGCCGGCCCATTGCCGATGGCAAAGTGGGAGCCATGACCAATCGGTTAATCAACCTCTTTAGGGAACACACCAAGGAGGACGGGCCGTTTATTTTTCCTGAGGACGAAGAGGCCTTGGCGCTTAGGTCCCCTAAGGTCCAGGCCTTGTAATCGGAAGGCGGGCCGGTCGGGAAGGTGGCGGGCTGGCCCCGGCTAGATCTGGCCCGGCTAACTCGGCTAAGACCTTAGCTGGGCCCAGCTTAGATAAAATGGCCCCTTAAAAAGGGCATGGATGATAGCTGAAGCTAGGAGTGGAAGCCATGCGCAGCAGCTTGATGAAGCAAGGATTGGAAAAAGCGCCCCACCGTTCCTTGTTTAAGGCTTTGGGGCTAACCGATGAGGAGTTAACCCGGCCGATTGTGGGCGTGGTCAATTCCTGGAATGAAATTATTCCCGGGCACCAGCACCTGGACCGGGTTGCCGAGGCGGTCAAGGCGGGGGTGCGGATGGCTGGAGGTACCCCCATCGAGTTCAACACCATTGGCGTTTGCGATGGCATAGCCATGAATCACCAAGGGATGAAATACTCCCTGGCCAGCCGGGAGCTGATAGCCGACTCGGTGGAGATCATGGCCATGGCCCATCCCTTTGATGCTCTGGTATTTATACCCAACTGCGACAAGATCGTGCCGGGAATGCTGATGGCCGCAGCCCGCCTGGACCTGCCCTCCATCTTTGTGAGCGGTGGGCCTATGCTGGCCGGGCGCTTTAAGGGCCAGCGGGTGAGCCTCACCAATCTCTTCGAAGCGGTGGGGGCGGTAGGGGCCGGGCTAATGTCTGAGGAAGATCTGGCCGAGCTGGAGGAATACGGTTGTCCCGGCTGCGGTTCCTGCTCGGGCATGTTCACCGCCAACTCCATGAATTGCCTGACCGAAGTTTTAGGGATGGCCCTTCCCGGCAATGGCACCATCCCGGCTGTGCACGCAGCTCGCATCCGCTTGGCCAAACAGGCGGGCATGAAGGTAATGGAGCTGCTCCAGAAGGACATTCGGCCTTCATCTATTCTTACTGCCGCTGCCTTTGCCAATGCTCTACGGGTGGATATGGCGCTGGGGTGCTCCACCAATACCGCCCTGCACCTGATGGCCATTGCCAACGAAGCTAAGGTGCCCTTGGATCTTAAAACTGTGGACCAGATTAGCGGCCAAACCCCGAATCTTTGCCGCTTGGCTCCAGCCGGACCGGCCTTTATCGAGGATCTGGATGCGGCCGGGGGCATACCGGCGGTGATGGCAGAGCTTTGGCGGCACGGGCTTTTGGATGGTGAACCCTTGACCGTTACCGGCCGAAAGGTGGCTGACAATATTGCCGGTGCCAAGATCAAGCTTCCTGAAATCATCCGCCCGGTGGAAGATCCCTACAGCCGGGATGGCGGCTTGGCGGTGCTCTGGGGGAACTTGTGCCCGGACGGAGCCGTGGTCAAGCGCTCGGCAGTATCGCCCAAGATGCTTTCCCACCAAGGACCGGCCCGGGTATTTAACTCCGAGGAGGAGGCGGTGGCGGCCATCATGGGCGGTGCCATCCGTCCTGGGGATGTAATTGTCATTCGCTATGAAGGGCCCAAGGGCGGACCTGGTATGCGGGAAATGCTCACTCCCACCTCGGCGGTAGCCGGGCGGGGGTTGGACGACAAGGTGGCCCTGATTACCGACGGTCGTTTCTCCGGCGCTACCCGGGGAGCCTCCATCGGCCACATATCGCCGGAGGCAGCCGAGGGAGGGCTGATTGGCCTGGTGGAGGAGGGCGACCCTATCCGCATCGACATCCCCAAGGGGGAGCTTGCCTTGGAGGTGAGTGCGGAAACCATCGAGGAGCGGCGGAAACGGTGGCAGCCGCCGGCTCCCAAGGTGACTAGCGGTTACCTGGCCCGCTATGCCAGCTTGGTGACTTCGGCCAGCACCGGAGCCGTATTTCGAGGATAGGCGGGTTAGACGGCACCGGCTGGCGGTTGCCGCCGGCATTGCTGGCCGTAAAAGTTAAGGCGTAAGCAACCAGGAGATAACTTGGACTTAACCGGCCCAGAGCCGGAATATGGCTTAATATAGTATGTAGTACGTAATAACCTTTAACATACTCGTGAGGTGAGGGTGAGATGGGGCTTTGATGCAAGTAGCCAAGAGTGACCCATTGACCGGGGCCCAAATCGTGATGCGCGCCCTGGAAGAAGAAGGGGTGGACACGGTCTTTGGTTTTCCGGGCGGGGCGGTGCTGTTCCTATACGATGCCCTATATGCCTGCTCCAGCATCCGCCATATCTTGGTCCGCCATGAACAAGGAGCAGCTCATGCTGCCGATGCCTATGCCCGGGCCACCGGAAAGCCAGGGGTTTGCTTTGCCACCTCTGGGCCTGGGGCTACCAATTTGGTGACCGGGATTACCAACGCTTACATGGATTCGGTGCCCATGGTGGCTTTCACCGGGCAGGTGAGCCTGGACCTGTTGGGCCGGGATTCTTTCCAGGAGGCCGACATTACCGGCATTACCTTGCCGGTAACCAAGCACAATTTCCTGGTCAAGGACGTGGGCGACCTGGCCCGGATCATCCATGAGGCTTTCCATATTGCTTCCACTGGCCGCCCGGGGCCGGTGCTGGTCGATTTGCCCAAGGATGTGACTGCGGCCA
Protein-coding sequences here:
- the ilvD gene encoding dihydroxy-acid dehydratase is translated as MRSSLMKQGLEKAPHRSLFKALGLTDEELTRPIVGVVNSWNEIIPGHQHLDRVAEAVKAGVRMAGGTPIEFNTIGVCDGIAMNHQGMKYSLASRELIADSVEIMAMAHPFDALVFIPNCDKIVPGMLMAAARLDLPSIFVSGGPMLAGRFKGQRVSLTNLFEAVGAVGAGLMSEEDLAELEEYGCPGCGSCSGMFTANSMNCLTEVLGMALPGNGTIPAVHAARIRLAKQAGMKVMELLQKDIRPSSILTAAAFANALRVDMALGCSTNTALHLMAIANEAKVPLDLKTVDQISGQTPNLCRLAPAGPAFIEDLDAAGGIPAVMAELWRHGLLDGEPLTVTGRKVADNIAGAKIKLPEIIRPVEDPYSRDGGLAVLWGNLCPDGAVVKRSAVSPKMLSHQGPARVFNSEEEAVAAIMGGAIRPGDVIVIRYEGPKGGPGMREMLTPTSAVAGRGLDDKVALITDGRFSGATRGASIGHISPEAAEGGLIGLVEEGDPIRIDIPKGELALEVSAETIEERRKRWQPPAPKVTSGYLARYASLVTSASTGAVFRG
- the ilvE gene encoding branched-chain-amino-acid transaminase, translating into MGLIIYFDGRYVPEEEAKVSVFDHGLLYGDGVFEGIRAYHGRVFKLKEHLDRLYDSAKSIHLDIGISKEEMQEIVLETCRRNNLRDAYIRLVVTRGPGDLGLDPNKCLRPIIFCIAAKIELYPPHFYEEGLKIVTVATRRNIPEAINPRIKSLNYLNNILAKIECHRAGVPEALMLNNEGYVAEATGDNIFLVKNGILITPPSWVGILEGITRNTVMQLARANGITVEERIFTRHDVYSADEVFLTGTAAEVIPVVEVDGRPIADGKVGAMTNRLINLFREHTKEDGPFIFPEDEEALALRSPKVQAL